Genomic window (Deinococcus reticulitermitis):
ACCACGTCGCCGTTTTTGGCGATCAATGTGCGCTTGGGCGGGCGCGGCAGGGTCTGGGCGAGCTTGGCGTGGTTGATCTGGTGCCGGGGCTCGCCGTGCCACGGCAGGAAAAACTTGGGCCGCGCGAGGTTGAGCACCGTGGCGAGCTCCTCCTGCGAGGCGTGCCCGGAGGCGTGGACCCGGAAGGCCGGCGGGTAGATCACGTCCACGCCGAGTTCGTAGAGCCGGTTGACGATCAGGTTGACCGCGTCCTCGTTGCCGGGAATCGGGTTGCTCGAAAAGATCACGGTGTCGCCCCGGCGCAGCGCGATCTTGGCGTGGGTGCCGAAGGCGAGGCGTCCCATCACGGCCATCGGCTGGCCCTGCGACCCGGTGCACACGAAAAGCACCTGCTGGTCTTGCAGCTCGCCGACCTCCTCGCTCGTGAGGAAGGGGTCAGGCGGGTTCATGTGGCCGGTCTGCTGCGCGGCCTGGGCGTACTTGAGCATCGATCTTCCCTCCATCACCACCCGGCGGCCCTGGCGGTGCGCGAGGTCGAGGATGTTCTGGATGCGGTGCACCTGCGAGGCGAAGGTGGTCAGGAAGACCCGCCCCCGGCAGCGCGCGATCACGTCTTCGAGGTTGCGCGCGATCTCGGTCTCGCTCGGGGTGTGGCCGGGGCGCTCGGCGTTCGTGGAGTCGGAGATCAGGAGCAGCACGCCCTCCTGACCAGCCCGCTCGATGCGCGCGAGGTCACTCAGGCGCCCGTCGGCAGGCTGCTCGTCGAGCTTGAAGTCGCCGGTATGCAGCACCTGCCCGACCGGGGTCTTGAGGAGGTAGCCGGCATTGTCGGGAATCGAGTGGGTCATGCAGAAGAACTCGGCGCGGAAGTGCTCGCCAAAGCGCACCTCATCGCCGTACTCGACCTCACGCAGGTCGATGTCGTGCAGGCCGAACTCGCTCATCTTCTCGCGCACGAGGGCGAGCGTGAGCGGCAGGCCGTAGACCGGCACGCGCGGCAGGCGGGCGAAGATGTACGGCAGCCCCCCGATGTGGTCCTCGTGGCCGTGGGTGAGAATCCAGCCCTTGATGAGGTCCTGATGCTCGATCAAATAATCGATCTGTGGGACGATCAGGTCCACACCCATCTGGTGCGCTTTGGGAAAGGCGAGGCCGCCGTCCACCACGACGATCTCGTCCTCGTAACGGTACACGGTGATGTTCTTGCCGATCTCACCCATGCCGCCGAGCGGAATGACGGTGAGGGTGGGGGCGGGCGTTTCGGGGGCGTCGGCGCGGGGGGCCGGGGCAGCTTTGGTCATGGGTACTCCGATGCTCGGGGCAGGAAAGAAACAGGCCCTCGGGGTCAGGAAGCTCGGGGTCTGAACGCTCGGCAGCCGCGGAGGCCGACCACGAAGGCAGGGAAAGGCAGGTTGTGTCGCCGCGGCCTGAGCAGGAGCGCGAGAACGGACCAGGCCGTCGCCCGGAGATCACGCGCCGCCGCCAACCGGGCGGAGTCGCTTCACGCTACCACAGCCCTCATGAAAAGCGGCCGCCGCAGCTGTAAGTGCGAATGCAGTGCCTGGGAGGGCTCACGGCCCTGCAAAAGTCCATGAAGAACGCCTAAACCGGCCTTGAGGGCAGTATCATGCGGGGGTGAACGAACAGCGCATTCTCGTCATCGAAGACGATCACGACATCGCCAACGTCCTGCGCATGGACCTGACCGATGCGGGATACGTTGTCGACCACGCCGACTCGGCCATGAACGGCCTCATCAAAGCGCGCGAGGACCACCCGGACCTGATCCTGCTCGACCTCGGTCTTCCCGATTTTGACGGCGGCGACGTGGTGCAGCGCCTCCGGAAAAACAGCGCCCTGCCGATCATCGTCCTGACCGCCCGCGACACCGTCGATGAGAAGGTGCGCCTGCTGGGGCTCGGGGCCGACGATTACCTGATCAAGCCCTTTCACCCCGATGAACTGCTTGCCCGCGTGAAGGTGCAGCTCCGGCAGCGCACGAGCGAGCGCCTGAGCATGGGCGACCTGACCCTCGATCCCCAGAAGCGGCTGGTGACCTACAAGGGCGACGAGCTGCGGCTCTCGCCCAAGGAGTTTGACATCCTCGCCCTCCTGATCCGGCAGCCGGGGCGGGTGTACTCGCGTCAGGAAATCGGGCAGGAGATCTGGCAGGGCCGCCTCCCGGAGGGCAGCAACGTCGTGGACGTGCACATGGCCAACCTGCGCGCCAAGCTGCGCGACCTCGACGGCTACGGCCTGCTGCGGACCGTGCGCGGCGTGGGCTACGCGCTGCGTGGCTGAGGCTCTTGCCGAGCGCCGATCTGGGTGAGCCGCGCCGTGACCGTCTCCGCGCCCTGGACGCCTGAACGGCCCTGGCCCCTGGAATGGCCCGGCGCCGCCCTGCTCGCGGCGCTGCCGGACCCCGTGCTGTGGCTGCGCGCCCCGGACGGGGAGGGCGCAGCGTGGACCCTGCGCCCCAACGCGGCGGCGACGCGGGCATTCGGGCTGGCGGGTGAGGGACCGCTCTCTGCCCTCGACCCTGACCTCGCGGCCCATCTGAGCGGCGCGGCGGCGCGCGCGGTGGCCGGGGAGACGGCGCAGCTCCAGGCCGGCGGCTGGGCGCTCACCGTCTCCCCGGTGGGGGGCGAGGAAACAGCTGTCTGGGCGCACCTGCGCGCCGCGTCCGGGCGAGAGGAGCGCGAGGAGGCCGAGCGGCTGCATTTTGCCACTGGCCTGCTCGACCGCCTGGGGCTCGGGGTGACCGTGCACGGCGCGGAGGGCGAGATCGTCGCGGCCAACACGAGCGCCGAGCGCATCCTGGGCCTGACCCAGGGCGAACTGTGCGGGCGCACCCCGGGCGATCCGCGCTGGCAGGTCACGCGCCTGAGCGGATCGCCCCTGAGCGCCGAGGACCGCCCCGCGCTCGTGGCGCTGCGGACCGGCGAGCCTCAGCGCGACGTGCCGATGTGGGTGGCGCGGCCCGGCAGCGGGGACGAACCCCCCGAAACGCGCCGGCTGTCGGTGACGGCGCTGCCGGCTGAGCCGGGCGACCCCTGGCCGGGGGGCGTGGCGGCCATCTTCCGCGACGACACCCAGGAAGAGCGGCTGCGCGCGGAGCTGCGGCTGAGTGAGCGCCGCTACCGCTCGCTTGTGCAGGCGAGCACGCAAATCGTGTGGAGCGCGGCGAGCGATGGGGTGATCCGGGCGCCCCAGCCGCAGTGGGAGGCGTTTACCGGCCAGCGGCCAAGCGAGTACCTGGGCGGCGGCTGGCTCGACGCCGTTCACCCCGGTGACCGCGAGCGCACGCTGCGCGCGTGGTCCCGCGCGGTGAGGGGCGGGCAGACCTACGAAACCGAGCACCGTCTGCGCCGCTACGACGGCGTCTACGTGCCAATGCAGGTGCGCGCCGTGCAGGTGCGGGAGGACAGCGGCGAGGTCGCCGAGTGGATCGGGACCCACCGCGACGTGTCCTTTCAGCGCGCCGCCGAGGACGCCCTGGAAAGCCTGAGCGCCGACCTCGAGCGGCGGATGGCCCTGCGCTCTCAGGAACTGGGGGAGGTGTCGCACTTTCTGGCGGTGCTGCTCAACTCGGCGGGGGAAGGGATCTTCGGCCTCGACGCCGAGGGCCGCAATACCTTCGTCAACCCGGCGGCCTCGCAGCTGCTCGGGTACGAGGAAGGCGAACTGCTCGGGCAGAAGCTGCACGGTGCGATTCACCACCGGCATGCGGACGGCGCACCCTTCGAGGTGACGCAGTGCCCGATTCACGGCACGCTGCGCGACGGTCAGGAGCGCCGGGTGGTCTCGGACGTGTTCTGGCGCAAGGGGGGCGAGGCGCTGCCGGTGTCGTACGTGGTGACGCCCATCGTGGGTGAGGAGGGCGCGGTGACGGGCGCCATCGTGATGTTCCAGGACGTGACCGAGCAGCTCCGCGCCCGCCAGGATCTCGAGGAGGCGCTGGAACGGTTGCAGCGCAGCAACGCGGAGCTCGAGCAGTTCGCGCGCGTCGCCAGCCATGACCTTCAGGAGCCGCTGCGAACGCTGGGCAGCTACGCCGAGCTGCTCTCGCGGCGCTACCGGGGGCGGCTCGATGCGCGTGCCGACCAGTACCTCGAATTCATGCTGGGGGCCGTGCGCCGGATGCGCAGCCTCCTCGAAGACCTGCTCGCCTTCTCGCGCGTGGGGCGTCAGGCCCTGCGCCTGCGGACAGTGGGGCTGCACGACCTGCTTCAGGAGGTGGCGGCCGAGGTCGCGGGCGCCCTGGA
Coding sequences:
- a CDS encoding ribonuclease J, with the translated sequence MTKAAPAPRADAPETPAPTLTVIPLGGMGEIGKNITVYRYEDEIVVVDGGLAFPKAHQMGVDLIVPQIDYLIEHQDLIKGWILTHGHEDHIGGLPYIFARLPRVPVYGLPLTLALVREKMSEFGLHDIDLREVEYGDEVRFGEHFRAEFFCMTHSIPDNAGYLLKTPVGQVLHTGDFKLDEQPADGRLSDLARIERAGQEGVLLLISDSTNAERPGHTPSETEIARNLEDVIARCRGRVFLTTFASQVHRIQNILDLAHRQGRRVVMEGRSMLKYAQAAQQTGHMNPPDPFLTSEEVGELQDQQVLFVCTGSQGQPMAVMGRLAFGTHAKIALRRGDTVIFSSNPIPGNEDAVNLIVNRLYELGVDVIYPPAFRVHASGHASQEELATVLNLARPKFFLPWHGEPRHQINHAKLAQTLPRPPKRTLIAKNGDVVQLGPDEFRVAATVPAGGVYVDGLGVGDVGDDVLLDRVNLSQEGLLIVTAVLHPTPHVEVVARGFSRPNRDLELQIRRVALEAVEQGLREKKRLEDVRDDVYGAVRRFTRKATGRNPMLIPMIVD
- a CDS encoding response regulator transcription factor, with product MNEQRILVIEDDHDIANVLRMDLTDAGYVVDHADSAMNGLIKAREDHPDLILLDLGLPDFDGGDVVQRLRKNSALPIIVLTARDTVDEKVRLLGLGADDYLIKPFHPDELLARVKVQLRQRTSERLSMGDLTLDPQKRLVTYKGDELRLSPKEFDILALLIRQPGRVYSRQEIGQEIWQGRLPEGSNVVDVHMANLRAKLRDLDGYGLLRTVRGVGYALRG
- a CDS encoding PAS domain-containing sensor histidine kinase, with translation MTVSAPWTPERPWPLEWPGAALLAALPDPVLWLRAPDGEGAAWTLRPNAAATRAFGLAGEGPLSALDPDLAAHLSGAAARAVAGETAQLQAGGWALTVSPVGGEETAVWAHLRAASGREEREEAERLHFATGLLDRLGLGVTVHGAEGEIVAANTSAERILGLTQGELCGRTPGDPRWQVTRLSGSPLSAEDRPALVALRTGEPQRDVPMWVARPGSGDEPPETRRLSVTALPAEPGDPWPGGVAAIFRDDTQEERLRAELRLSERRYRSLVQASTQIVWSAASDGVIRAPQPQWEAFTGQRPSEYLGGGWLDAVHPGDRERTLRAWSRAVRGGQTYETEHRLRRYDGVYVPMQVRAVQVREDSGEVAEWIGTHRDVSFQRAAEDALESLSADLERRMALRSQELGEVSHFLAVLLNSAGEGIFGLDAEGRNTFVNPAASQLLGYEEGELLGQKLHGAIHHRHADGAPFEVTQCPIHGTLRDGQERRVVSDVFWRKGGEALPVSYVVTPIVGEEGAVTGAIVMFQDVTEQLRARQDLEEALERLQRSNAELEQFARVASHDLQEPLRTLGSYAELLSRRYRGRLDARADQYLEFMLGAVRRMRSLLEDLLAFSRVGRQALRLRTVGLHDLLQEVAAEVAGALERSGGELEWDTPGQVHVQPSLVVQAMTHLVANALKFHRPGVAPRVEVRARRWGKWVSIDIRDNGIGIEAEYHERVFTIFQRLHLRERYPGNGIGLAISRKIVEAHGGTLTLRSVPGEGSTFTLTLPAAGTGTPVTGTPVTGEIGAGETL